The following proteins are co-located in the Vigna unguiculata cultivar IT97K-499-35 chromosome 9, ASM411807v1, whole genome shotgun sequence genome:
- the LOC114162833 gene encoding uncharacterized protein LOC114162833 isoform X2, with translation MAPTKLFFLAFSVALIFATVGAEADVSIEGSVAEPDTSAFKIQLDQLNSKIRILESEIREKSEEVKRRDEIVAGKEKIIQDKSVTIQSLQNDIASLQKKGSLDAEEQVGKAHARAVELQNQVDKLKGELETQNREKGNWETRVLGLEKKVHDLNSKLEDLQKINQEQRTQIQKTERALKVTEEEMVKAKFEAAVIQAELSATRGAWLPPWLAVHYLHSKSCVETQWNKHGKPVWEKVAQKALDKKAQAGKWAEPHVEIIKTKWVPAVKEQWYVVKTSAEPHVQLLTTKTVEGYEATRKTISPHLSKAKEFVHPYYQEARKFSKPYIDQIAVVAKPHVDKVQVVLKPYTNKVVHVYGKFLESATTYHSQVQATVQETLKKHELTRPLATKELEWFAASALLALPIIFAARVFSAVFCNKKVNKPSRGGSHHVRRKSKRGHPDKHTS, from the exons ATGGCGCCTACGAAGCTCTTCTTCTTAGCGTTTTCAGTAGCCCTAATTTTCGCCACCGTCGGGGCCGAGGCTGATGTTTCCATTGAAGGAAGCGTAGCAGAGCCTGATACCTCTGCCTTCAAGATCCAATTAGATCAACTCAATTCTAAGATCCGAATTCTAG aatCTGAAATCAGAGAAAAGTCGGAAGAAGTGAAGAGGAGGGACGAAATTGTGGCCgggaaagaaaaaattattcaagATAAATCGGTCACCATACAGTCTCTCCAGAATGATATTGCTTCTCTCCAG AAAAAAGGGTCATTGGATGCTGAAGAGCAAGTCGGAAAGGCTCATGCACGTGCTGTTGAACTACAGAATCAG GTGGACAAGCTTAAAGGGGAACTAGAAACACAAAACAGGGAGAAAGGGAACTGGGAAACTCGAGTGCTTGGGTTAGAGAAAAAAGTTCATGACTTGAACTCAAAATTAGAAGAT CTTCAAAAGATAAACCAGGAGCAGAGGACACAGATTCAGAAAACTGAACGTGCTCTTAAAGTTACTGAG GAAGAGATGGTGAAGGCTAAGTTTGAGGCAGCTGTCATACAAGCAGAGTTGAGTGCG ACACGCGGTGCTTGGCTTCCACCTTGGCTTGCTGTACACTATCTTCATAGTAAG TCTTGTGTTGAGACTCAATGGAACAAACACGGGAAACCTGTTTGGGAAAAGGTTGCTCAAAAG GCCCTAGATAAAAAGGCACAAGCTGGAAAGTGGGCTGAACCTCATGTGGAAATCATTAAAACT aAATGGGTCCCTGCTGTAAAAGAACAGTGGTATGTGGTGAAAACAAGTGCTGAACCGCATGTGCAATTATTGACTACAAAAACTGTTGAAGGTTATGAGGCTACCAGGAAGACAATTTCTCCCCATTTAAGCAAGGCAAAAGAATTTGTTCATCCTTATTATCAG GAAGCTAGAAAGTTCAGCAAGCCATACATTGATCAGATTGCTGTTGTAGCTAAACCTCATGTTGATAAAGTACAAGTGGTTTTGAAGCCCTACACAAATAAAGTTGTTCATGTTTATGGGAAGTTTTTGGAATCAGCCACTACATATCATAGCCAG gTCCAAGCCACTGTTCAAGAGACACTGAAGAAGCATGAGCTCACCAGACCTCTTGCTACTAAAGAGTTAGAATGGTTTGCG GCCTCTGCTCTTTTGGCTCTACCTATTATTTTTGCGGCTAGAGTGTTTTCAGCTGTGTTCTG CAATAAGAAAGTGAATAAACCTTCTCGAGGTGGAAGTCACCATGTGCGACGCAAATCTAAGCGAGGCCATCCAGACAAGCACACATCATGA
- the LOC114162833 gene encoding uncharacterized protein LOC114162833 isoform X1: MAPTKLFFLAFSVALIFATVGAEADVSIEGSVAEPDTSAFKIQLDQLNSKIRILESEIREKSEEVKRRDEIVAGKEKIIQDKSVTIQSLQNDIASLQKKGSLDAEEQVGKAHARAVELQNQVDKLKGELETQNREKGNWETRVLGLEKKVHDLNSKLEDLQKINQEQRTQIQKTERALKVTEEEMVKAKFEAAVIQAELSATRGAWLPPWLAVHYLHSKVSLCCISSYLLEEPSSPVLRILFFYQSCVETQWNKHGKPVWEKVAQKALDKKAQAGKWAEPHVEIIKTKWVPAVKEQWYVVKTSAEPHVQLLTTKTVEGYEATRKTISPHLSKAKEFVHPYYQEARKFSKPYIDQIAVVAKPHVDKVQVVLKPYTNKVVHVYGKFLESATTYHSQVQATVQETLKKHELTRPLATKELEWFAASALLALPIIFAARVFSAVFCNKKVNKPSRGGSHHVRRKSKRGHPDKHTS; the protein is encoded by the exons ATGGCGCCTACGAAGCTCTTCTTCTTAGCGTTTTCAGTAGCCCTAATTTTCGCCACCGTCGGGGCCGAGGCTGATGTTTCCATTGAAGGAAGCGTAGCAGAGCCTGATACCTCTGCCTTCAAGATCCAATTAGATCAACTCAATTCTAAGATCCGAATTCTAG aatCTGAAATCAGAGAAAAGTCGGAAGAAGTGAAGAGGAGGGACGAAATTGTGGCCgggaaagaaaaaattattcaagATAAATCGGTCACCATACAGTCTCTCCAGAATGATATTGCTTCTCTCCAG AAAAAAGGGTCATTGGATGCTGAAGAGCAAGTCGGAAAGGCTCATGCACGTGCTGTTGAACTACAGAATCAG GTGGACAAGCTTAAAGGGGAACTAGAAACACAAAACAGGGAGAAAGGGAACTGGGAAACTCGAGTGCTTGGGTTAGAGAAAAAAGTTCATGACTTGAACTCAAAATTAGAAGAT CTTCAAAAGATAAACCAGGAGCAGAGGACACAGATTCAGAAAACTGAACGTGCTCTTAAAGTTACTGAG GAAGAGATGGTGAAGGCTAAGTTTGAGGCAGCTGTCATACAAGCAGAGTTGAGTGCG ACACGCGGTGCTTGGCTTCCACCTTGGCTTGCTGTACACTATCTTCATAGTAAGGTGAGTCTATGTTGTATCTCCTCTTATTTGTTAGAAGAGCCTTCCTCACCAGTTCtgagaattttatttttctaccaGTCTTGTGTTGAGACTCAATGGAACAAACACGGGAAACCTGTTTGGGAAAAGGTTGCTCAAAAG GCCCTAGATAAAAAGGCACAAGCTGGAAAGTGGGCTGAACCTCATGTGGAAATCATTAAAACT aAATGGGTCCCTGCTGTAAAAGAACAGTGGTATGTGGTGAAAACAAGTGCTGAACCGCATGTGCAATTATTGACTACAAAAACTGTTGAAGGTTATGAGGCTACCAGGAAGACAATTTCTCCCCATTTAAGCAAGGCAAAAGAATTTGTTCATCCTTATTATCAG GAAGCTAGAAAGTTCAGCAAGCCATACATTGATCAGATTGCTGTTGTAGCTAAACCTCATGTTGATAAAGTACAAGTGGTTTTGAAGCCCTACACAAATAAAGTTGTTCATGTTTATGGGAAGTTTTTGGAATCAGCCACTACATATCATAGCCAG gTCCAAGCCACTGTTCAAGAGACACTGAAGAAGCATGAGCTCACCAGACCTCTTGCTACTAAAGAGTTAGAATGGTTTGCG GCCTCTGCTCTTTTGGCTCTACCTATTATTTTTGCGGCTAGAGTGTTTTCAGCTGTGTTCTG CAATAAGAAAGTGAATAAACCTTCTCGAGGTGGAAGTCACCATGTGCGACGCAAATCTAAGCGAGGCCATCCAGACAAGCACACATCATGA